The following proteins come from a genomic window of Enterobacter chengduensis:
- a CDS encoding LysR substrate-binding domain-containing protein yields MSDFPPIASLRSFEAVARLGSVTLAAKELHVTHSAISQQIKVLEEMVGVKLFIRHGRGVQINEEGRLYALQVREALNHIADATRLVQVKPRILELTLAMVPSFGCHWLLPRLERFREKYPHITLRIQASLTITSMQQEGIDVAIRMGKGNWEGSDCHYLFSDELIVVAAPGYNGGVLPATPAEVAKSKIIFSMESWKTWCFNAGLEKDIVPGGLCINDSNLVLEAVRLGKGIALERRSLVQDAITRGELVQLTPFTAPYPWPYWLVTSQLTEAKPEVALFSEWLDEEVAAWRQLTGAVESNG; encoded by the coding sequence ATGTCGGATTTTCCACCTATCGCCAGTTTGCGTAGTTTTGAAGCTGTGGCTCGCCTTGGCAGCGTAACGCTTGCGGCGAAAGAGCTTCACGTTACCCATTCCGCCATCAGCCAGCAGATTAAAGTGCTGGAGGAGATGGTGGGGGTGAAGCTGTTTATCCGTCATGGGCGAGGGGTGCAGATCAACGAAGAGGGGCGTCTGTACGCGTTACAGGTGCGCGAAGCGCTGAATCACATCGCGGATGCCACCCGCTTAGTGCAGGTGAAACCGAGGATACTGGAACTGACGCTGGCGATGGTGCCGTCTTTTGGTTGTCACTGGCTGTTGCCGCGTCTGGAGCGGTTTCGGGAAAAATATCCGCACATCACGCTGCGGATCCAGGCCAGCCTGACGATCACCAGCATGCAGCAGGAAGGGATAGACGTGGCGATACGCATGGGGAAAGGTAACTGGGAAGGAAGCGACTGCCATTATCTTTTTTCAGATGAGCTGATTGTGGTTGCTGCACCCGGGTATAACGGCGGCGTCCTCCCGGCAACGCCAGCCGAGGTGGCGAAGAGTAAAATCATATTCTCCATGGAGTCGTGGAAAACCTGGTGTTTCAATGCGGGACTGGAAAAAGATATCGTGCCCGGCGGGTTATGCATTAACGACTCAAATTTAGTCCTTGAGGCTGTCAGACTCGGTAAAGGTATCGCGCTGGAGCGCCGCTCTCTGGTACAGGATGCCATCACCCGGGGCGAACTGGTCCAGCTTACCCCTTTCACCGCACCGTATCCCTGGCCTTACTGGCTGGTGACGTCGCAGTTAACGGAAGCAAAACCGGAGGTGGCTCTCTTTAGCGAGTGGCTGGATGAGGAAGTGGCGGCCTGGCGTCAGCTGACAGGGGCTGTGGAAAGCAACGGCTAA
- a CDS encoding HNH endonuclease signature motif containing protein, with translation MHDFRLLMVWDAARELSPEDFQYILRPEIAFERARIYYDLDSDNYSHFSLQQMPKRKSEFITSFSTKYDRKRNGIYDGAYDHTQHNIDIGWFIGIDESEQWDYYNHPFYFDEKGDLVYDCFMSHWHEWFEMEVRDAYRKCLDSHQGRKPAPTQKIHYSDAPIQHAQAAKTINSKAAGRLLAADGVYNGNIEGFRKTAEQLGGDAVQGYDQVLNEKTAGSAIAAVSILLAKRPNAKLYEEMNRYLGKLRGETNFLDGLEIKQINYIKRDPAEAAALRREFNISVRKGFLKDIAGIPEAASKFNPSDLLRMSEGGVPVGWSVHHKLPLDDGGTNAFDNLSLIENEPFHKVLTNMQSSVTRGMIAGESKVTPWAVPTGSIYPLN, from the coding sequence ATGCACGATTTTAGATTATTGATGGTATGGGATGCAGCAAGAGAGCTTAGCCCGGAAGATTTCCAATACATACTGAGGCCAGAAATAGCTTTTGAAAGAGCAAGAATTTACTACGATCTTGATTCTGACAACTACTCTCACTTTAGCCTCCAACAAATGCCAAAGCGGAAGAGCGAATTTATCACCTCCTTTTCAACTAAGTATGACCGTAAACGTAATGGTATATATGACGGTGCTTATGACCATACACAGCATAATATAGATATTGGCTGGTTTATTGGAATAGATGAATCTGAACAATGGGATTACTATAATCATCCATTCTATTTTGATGAGAAAGGTGATCTTGTCTATGATTGCTTTATGAGTCATTGGCATGAATGGTTTGAGATGGAAGTTAGAGATGCTTACCGAAAGTGCTTAGATAGCCATCAGGGAAGGAAACCAGCACCAACACAAAAGATTCATTATTCAGATGCTCCTATACAACACGCTCAAGCCGCCAAAACGATTAACAGTAAAGCAGCAGGACGTTTGTTAGCTGCTGACGGCGTTTATAATGGAAACATTGAAGGATTCAGGAAAACGGCAGAGCAATTAGGCGGTGACGCTGTTCAGGGTTATGACCAGGTATTAAATGAAAAAACAGCAGGTTCAGCGATAGCAGCGGTTTCAATCCTTTTAGCTAAAAGACCTAATGCTAAACTATATGAAGAGATGAATAGATACTTAGGAAAGTTAAGAGGTGAAACTAATTTTCTTGATGGATTAGAAATTAAGCAAATTAACTACATTAAGCGCGACCCTGCTGAAGCAGCAGCTTTAAGACGAGAGTTTAATATTTCTGTCAGGAAGGGCTTCCTTAAAGATATAGCCGGTATACCGGAAGCTGCAAGCAAGTTTAATCCGTCCGATTTATTACGTATGTCAGAAGGTGGTGTTCCTGTCGGTTGGAGCGTTCACCACAAGTTACCGTTAGATGATGGTGGTACGAACGCTTTTGATAACCTGTCATTGATTGAAAATGAACCATTCCATAAAGTGCTTACCAATATGCAATCATCCGTAACAAGAGGTATGATAGCAGGTGAGAGCAAAGTTACTCCGTGGGCTGTGCCAACTGGTTCAATTTATCCGCTAAATTAA
- a CDS encoding flavin reductase family protein gives MAQFDSRTLRNVFGQFATGVCVVTMMDGDNNFHGLTISSFNTVSLEPPLVLWSLRKQSWYAQHFLEADAFAINVLSGHQHQVSDIFASAGSDKFHRVDHRVSGYKLPLIDGALAHLECKMWRQVDGGDHWIFIGEVVDSLHTEGEPLIFFNGRYATTAGLSIPA, from the coding sequence ATGGCGCAGTTTGATAGCCGAACGTTGCGGAACGTATTTGGTCAATTCGCAACCGGCGTGTGTGTTGTGACCATGATGGATGGGGATAACAATTTCCATGGGCTAACCATCAGCAGCTTTAACACCGTCTCACTGGAACCCCCGCTGGTGCTCTGGAGCCTGCGCAAGCAATCCTGGTACGCTCAGCATTTTCTGGAGGCGGACGCCTTTGCGATAAATGTCCTGTCGGGGCATCAGCATCAGGTTAGCGATATTTTTGCCAGCGCGGGGAGCGATAAATTTCATCGCGTAGACCACCGGGTCAGCGGCTATAAGCTGCCTTTGATTGACGGGGCCCTCGCGCATCTTGAATGCAAAATGTGGCGTCAGGTAGACGGTGGCGATCACTGGATATTCATTGGTGAGGTGGTGGATTCGTTACATACGGAAGGTGAACCGCTCATCTTTTTCAACGGTCGCTATGCCACCACCGCGGGTCTGTCGATTCCTGCCTAA
- a CDS encoding glutathione S-transferase family protein yields the protein MIKLIGMMDSPYVRRVAVSLELYGVAFESQPLSVFSTFEAFARINPAVKAPTLVLENGTRLMDSSLILNYFEAQAAPERRLLPVTPDALANDLQTLGFILAAAEKAVQNVYEHNLRPAEKQHNPWIERITVQLLAACREWNALLEARPENAVADQVAVTSTVIWTFIQSMIPHVVNVGDFKKIQAVADVFENQAAFKKYPFS from the coding sequence ATGATAAAGCTGATTGGCATGATGGATTCTCCTTATGTACGCCGCGTGGCGGTCTCCCTGGAACTCTATGGCGTTGCGTTTGAAAGCCAGCCGTTGTCCGTATTCAGCACATTTGAGGCATTTGCCCGGATCAACCCTGCGGTAAAAGCGCCAACGCTGGTTCTGGAGAATGGAACACGTCTGATGGACTCGTCTCTTATACTGAATTATTTTGAGGCACAGGCCGCGCCTGAACGGAGACTCCTGCCCGTGACGCCGGATGCACTGGCGAACGATCTCCAGACCCTGGGCTTTATCCTCGCCGCCGCGGAGAAAGCCGTGCAAAATGTGTACGAACACAACCTGCGCCCGGCGGAGAAACAACATAATCCGTGGATAGAACGTATTACCGTCCAGCTGCTGGCTGCCTGTCGGGAATGGAACGCGCTGCTGGAAGCCCGTCCGGAAAACGCGGTAGCCGATCAGGTTGCTGTTACCAGTACGGTTATCTGGACATTTATTCAGTCAATGATCCCCCACGTCGTTAACGTCGGGGATTTTAAAAAGATTCAGGCGGTTGCCGACGTTTTCGAAAACCAGGCGGCATTTAAAAAATACCCTTTTAGTTAA
- a CDS encoding YrhA family protein — protein sequence MRNNISEILNDLKSKMTNWNYPIEEPITGQYIESMTKRKSTAGLSPMLEKLGDEVYLLFVNQPDYVTFLETMDGFEFDGLILFSLSIPEPLVRNLFVMNDFYRNNDDYINPDLSERIVIGNDSISIFTYDSIKNLFEIRDNVGTENVFSSFSYFTDFLSEILATVA from the coding sequence ATGCGTAATAATATTAGTGAAATTCTGAATGATTTAAAAAGCAAAATGACCAATTGGAATTATCCAATAGAAGAGCCTATCACAGGCCAATACATAGAGAGTATGACTAAGCGAAAATCAACTGCTGGCTTAAGCCCAATGCTGGAAAAGTTAGGTGATGAAGTTTATCTATTATTCGTAAATCAGCCAGATTATGTTACTTTCTTAGAAACAATGGATGGATTTGAATTTGATGGGCTGATCTTGTTTAGCCTATCCATACCTGAGCCATTAGTAAGAAACTTGTTTGTAATGAATGATTTTTACAGGAATAATGATGATTACATCAATCCTGATTTAAGTGAGCGAATAGTGATTGGCAATGACAGCATTTCTATATTTACCTACGACAGTATAAAAAATCTGTTTGAAATTAGAGATAATGTAGGTACTGAAAATGTTTTTAGTTCATTTTCGTATTTTACAGATTTTCTATCAGAAATATTAGCTACAGTAGCTTAA